In Streptomyces sp. NBC_00878, a single window of DNA contains:
- a CDS encoding ABC transporter permease: MNLAVYTKSLSDSRRGLIGWMLGTAAVGMMYASTYPSQKDNTASLPEALRESLHIDATAAGYLQASVFGLILPLLAMIYGAATGSRAVAGEEESGQLDLVLAHPLTRTRLVLQRFAALATGAGAISLLVWLALLAIRDSAELTSVTPAELLAQCVNLALLGIVFGALSLGLGAAFGRRTVVLAGTAAIGVLAYTAHTFAAQIGADQLAYLSPFHHYIGGQPLRNGFQWADIGILAATASALVALGTWRFARRDINT, encoded by the coding sequence ATGAATCTGGCCGTCTACACCAAGTCCCTCTCCGACAGCCGCCGCGGCCTCATCGGCTGGATGCTCGGCACCGCCGCCGTCGGCATGATGTACGCCTCCACCTACCCCTCGCAGAAGGACAACACCGCGAGCCTGCCCGAGGCCCTGCGCGAGTCCCTGCACATCGACGCCACCGCCGCCGGCTACCTCCAGGCCAGCGTGTTCGGCCTGATCCTGCCCCTGCTGGCCATGATCTACGGTGCCGCCACCGGGTCCCGGGCCGTCGCGGGCGAGGAGGAGTCAGGGCAGCTAGACCTTGTCCTCGCCCATCCCCTCACCCGCACCCGGCTCGTCCTTCAGCGCTTCGCCGCGCTGGCCACCGGAGCAGGCGCGATCTCCCTTCTGGTCTGGCTCGCCCTGCTCGCCATCCGCGACAGCGCCGAACTCACCAGCGTCACTCCGGCCGAACTGCTCGCCCAGTGCGTGAACCTGGCCCTGCTCGGCATCGTCTTCGGAGCCCTCTCGCTCGGGCTCGGGGCCGCCTTCGGCCGCCGTACCGTCGTCCTCGCGGGCACCGCCGCCATCGGGGTCCTGGCCTACACCGCACACACCTTCGCCGCGCAGATCGGCGCGGACCAGCTCGCGTACCTCTCGCCCTTCCATCACTACATCGGCGGCCAGCCGCTGCGGAACGGCTTCCAGTGGGCCGACATCGGCATCCTCGCCGCGACGGCCAGTGCCCTCGTGGCTCTGGGCACGTGGCGCTTCGCGCGCCGGGACATCAACACCTGA
- a CDS encoding TrkH family potassium uptake protein, with the protein MAGRSAQARRSLFTAHPARTVVLAFAAVIALGAGLLALPVAAEDGTATGLVTALFTSTSAVCVTGLAVVDTGTYWSGFGEGVILALIQVGGFGIMTMASLLALLVSGKLRLRMQLTAQAETKSLDIGDVRRVLLGVAGTTLIVELAVGAVLSLRFRFGYGNSIGDAVYLGYFHAVSAFNNAGFGLHADSLTRYAQDPWVTLPIAVAVILGGLGFPVLLELLRHRHRRRTTGRRNWTLHTKLTLVTTVVLLAVGTGLTCLLEWTNSGTLGPHDWPEKLLNGFFHSTMTRTAGFNSLDIGAMHASTLLMTCMLMFVGGGSAGTAGGIKVTTFAVLAVAIIAEVRGEPNSAVLGRKLGPHVLRQALTVALLGIGLVMTATLALLSTTSLPFEQVLFEVVSAFATVGLSTGITADFPATGQLILTLLMFIGRLGPVTLVSALALRERKRRYELPEERPVIG; encoded by the coding sequence GTGGCAGGACGTTCCGCGCAGGCGCGCCGGTCGCTGTTCACCGCGCACCCGGCCCGCACGGTCGTGCTGGCCTTCGCCGCCGTGATCGCCCTGGGGGCAGGGCTGCTCGCGCTGCCGGTCGCAGCCGAGGACGGTACGGCCACCGGGCTGGTCACCGCACTGTTCACGTCCACCTCGGCCGTGTGCGTGACGGGCCTGGCGGTGGTGGACACGGGCACGTACTGGAGCGGCTTCGGCGAGGGCGTGATCCTCGCTCTGATCCAGGTCGGCGGCTTCGGCATCATGACGATGGCCTCCCTGCTCGCCCTGCTCGTCTCAGGGAAACTGCGGCTGAGGATGCAGCTCACCGCTCAGGCGGAGACCAAGAGCCTGGACATCGGCGACGTACGCCGGGTGCTGCTCGGCGTGGCCGGCACGACGCTGATCGTGGAACTCGCGGTCGGCGCGGTCCTCTCCCTGCGGTTCCGTTTCGGCTACGGCAACTCCATCGGCGACGCCGTATACCTGGGCTACTTCCACGCCGTGTCGGCCTTCAACAACGCCGGTTTCGGCCTGCACGCCGACAGCCTCACCCGCTACGCCCAGGACCCGTGGGTCACCCTGCCGATCGCCGTGGCCGTGATCCTCGGCGGACTCGGCTTCCCGGTGCTCCTGGAGCTGCTGCGTCACCGGCACCGCCGACGCACCACCGGCCGCCGAAACTGGACCCTGCACACGAAGCTGACGCTGGTCACCACTGTGGTCCTGCTGGCTGTCGGCACAGGGCTGACCTGTCTGCTGGAATGGACCAACTCGGGCACCCTGGGCCCGCACGACTGGCCCGAGAAGCTTCTGAACGGGTTCTTCCATTCCACGATGACCCGGACCGCGGGCTTCAACTCCCTTGATATCGGGGCGATGCACGCCTCCACGCTCCTGATGACCTGCATGCTCATGTTCGTCGGCGGCGGCAGCGCGGGCACCGCCGGCGGCATCAAGGTCACCACCTTCGCGGTGCTGGCCGTCGCGATCATCGCCGAGGTCCGCGGCGAACCCAATTCCGCGGTCCTCGGACGCAAGCTGGGCCCGCACGTGTTGCGTCAGGCCCTGACCGTGGCGCTGCTCGGCATCGGCCTGGTCATGACCGCCACGCTCGCCCTGCTGAGCACCACCTCCCTGCCCTTCGAGCAGGTCCTTTTCGAGGTCGTCTCGGCCTTCGCCACCGTCGGCCTGTCCACCGGCATCACCGCCGACTTTCCGGCCACCGGTCAGCTGATTTTGACCCTGCTGATGTTCATCGGCCGCCTGGGACCGGTCACCCTGGTCTCGGCGCTGGCCCTGCGCGAGCGCAAACGCCGCTACGAACTGCCCGAGGAGCGACCCGTCATTGGCTGA
- a CDS encoding TrkA family potassium uptake protein, whose translation MADYLHKLRLRRRKRLTQQHAQTVGDQRVAVIGLGRFGSSLANELMRRGWDVLGIDTDARLVQRMSDGLTHSAVADCTDPEVLHQLGVHEFTSAVVGIGTDIEASILIASNLLEAKVPNIWAKAISRQHGQILERLGVHHVVLPEHEMGERVAHLVTGRMLDFIEFDDDYALVKTVAPDIATGVPLGQSQVRTKYGVTVVGIKRPGEDFTYASAETVVQKGDVIVVTGKIHAVEAFAELS comes from the coding sequence TTGGCTGACTACCTGCACAAACTGCGACTTCGGCGCCGCAAGCGTCTCACCCAGCAGCACGCCCAGACCGTCGGCGACCAGCGGGTCGCGGTCATCGGCCTGGGCCGCTTCGGCTCCTCCCTCGCCAACGAGCTGATGCGGCGCGGCTGGGACGTCCTCGGCATCGACACCGACGCCCGCCTCGTCCAGCGGATGAGCGACGGACTGACCCACTCGGCGGTCGCCGACTGCACCGACCCCGAGGTGCTCCACCAGCTCGGCGTCCACGAGTTCACCAGCGCCGTAGTCGGCATCGGCACCGACATCGAGGCCAGCATCCTCATCGCCTCCAACCTGCTGGAGGCCAAGGTGCCCAACATCTGGGCCAAGGCCATCAGCCGCCAGCACGGCCAGATCCTCGAACGCCTCGGCGTCCACCACGTCGTCCTGCCCGAGCACGAGATGGGCGAGCGCGTCGCCCACCTCGTCACCGGCCGGATGCTGGACTTCATCGAATTCGACGACGACTACGCCCTGGTCAAGACCGTCGCCCCGGACATCGCCACCGGTGTCCCGCTCGGCCAGAGCCAGGTGCGCACCAAGTACGGCGTCACGGTCGTCGGCATCAAGCGCCCCGGCGAGGACTTCACCTACGCCAGCGCGGAGACGGTCGTCCAGAAGGGCGACGTCATCGTGGTCACCGGCAAGATCCACGCGGTGGAAGCCTTCGCCGAGCTCAGCTGA
- the kdpF gene encoding K(+)-transporting ATPase subunit F has translation MTAENVIGLVVAVALLGYLVLALIFPERF, from the coding sequence GTGACCGCCGAGAACGTCATCGGACTGGTCGTGGCCGTCGCCCTGCTGGGTTATCTCGTCCTCGCCCTGATCTTCCCGGAGAGGTTCTGA
- the kdpA gene encoding potassium-transporting ATPase subunit KdpA, with amino-acid sequence MSSVLADVLLVAALIGALALVHRPLGDYMAAVYSSKKHLRVEKWIYRSVGANPDAEMRWPAYLRGVLAFSAVGVIFLYVLQRVQDKLPLSLGFKPITPDQAFNTAVSFVSNTNWQSYSGETAMSHVTQTAGLAVQNFVSAAVGIAVAVALVRGFARSRTGDLGNFWTDLVRGVVRILLPLSVIAAVLLIAAGAIQNFGDLHTITTLTGDKQAISPGAVASQEAIKDVGTNGGGFFNANSAHPFENPNGFTNLLEIFLLLLIPFSLPRTFGKMVGNVRQGYAIVAAMGIIWFLAVVAVTWIEYAHPGAASQIAGGSMEGKEQRFGEGPSSLFAVSTTMTSTGSVNSFHDSYQGLSGGVLLLGMMLGEIAPGGVGSGLYGMLIMAIIAVFLAGLMVGRTPEYLGKKIGTREIKLAACYILITPALVLIGTAVAMALPDGKEAMTNIGAHGFSEVLYAYTSASNNNGSAFAGFGANTEFFNTTLGLCMTLGRFLPMVFVLALAGSLAEQKPIPATAGTLRTEKPLFTGLLVGAIMIITGLTFFPALALGPLAEGLGT; translated from the coding sequence ATGAGCTCCGTTCTTGCTGACGTGCTCCTGGTGGCCGCGCTCATCGGCGCGCTCGCCCTGGTGCACCGCCCCCTCGGCGACTACATGGCCGCCGTCTACAGCTCCAAGAAGCACCTGCGCGTCGAGAAGTGGATCTACCGCTCGGTCGGTGCGAACCCGGACGCGGAGATGCGCTGGCCCGCCTACCTGCGCGGTGTCCTGGCGTTCTCCGCGGTCGGCGTGATCTTCCTGTATGTGCTCCAGCGGGTGCAGGACAAGCTGCCGCTGTCGCTCGGCTTCAAGCCGATCACCCCGGACCAGGCGTTCAACACGGCCGTGTCGTTCGTGTCCAACACCAACTGGCAGTCGTACTCGGGTGAGACGGCGATGAGCCACGTCACCCAGACCGCCGGGCTGGCCGTGCAGAACTTCGTGTCCGCGGCCGTCGGTATCGCCGTCGCCGTGGCGCTGGTGCGCGGCTTCGCCAGGTCCCGCACCGGGGATCTGGGCAACTTCTGGACGGACCTGGTGCGCGGCGTCGTCCGTATCCTGCTGCCGCTCTCCGTAATCGCGGCCGTGCTCCTCATCGCGGCTGGAGCCATCCAGAACTTCGGCGACCTCCACACCATCACCACGCTGACCGGCGACAAGCAGGCCATCAGCCCCGGCGCCGTGGCCTCGCAGGAGGCCATCAAGGACGTGGGCACGAACGGCGGCGGCTTCTTCAATGCCAACTCCGCCCACCCCTTCGAGAACCCCAACGGCTTCACCAATCTGCTGGAGATCTTCCTGCTGCTGCTGATCCCGTTCTCCCTGCCGCGCACCTTCGGCAAGATGGTCGGCAACGTGCGTCAGGGCTACGCGATCGTCGCGGCGATGGGAATCATCTGGTTCCTCGCCGTCGTCGCGGTGACCTGGATCGAGTACGCCCACCCCGGCGCCGCCTCGCAGATCGCGGGCGGTTCCATGGAGGGCAAGGAACAGCGCTTCGGCGAGGGCCCATCCTCACTGTTCGCGGTCTCCACGACGATGACCTCGACCGGCTCGGTCAACTCTTTCCACGACTCCTACCAAGGGTTGTCCGGCGGCGTTCTGCTGCTCGGCATGATGCTCGGTGAGATCGCACCCGGCGGCGTCGGTTCCGGTCTCTACGGCATGCTGATCATGGCGATCATCGCGGTGTTCCTCGCAGGGCTGATGGTCGGCCGGACGCCCGAGTACCTGGGCAAGAAGATCGGCACCCGCGAGATCAAGCTGGCCGCCTGCTACATCCTGATCACCCCGGCCCTGGTGCTGATCGGCACCGCGGTGGCCATGGCCCTGCCGGACGGCAAGGAAGCCATGACCAACATCGGCGCGCACGGCTTCTCCGAAGTCCTGTACGCCTACACGTCGGCTTCCAACAACAACGGCTCCGCCTTCGCGGGCTTCGGCGCCAACACGGAGTTCTTCAACACCACGCTGGGCCTGTGCATGACGCTAGGCCGGTTCCTGCCCATGGTGTTCGTGCTGGCCCTGGCGGGCTCGCTCGCCGAGCAGAAGCCCATCCCCGCCACCGCGGGCACATTGCGCACCGAGAAGCCGCTGTTCACCGGCCTGCTGGTGGGCGCAATCATGATCATCACCGGTCTGACGTTCTTCCCGGCCCTCGCGCTGGGCCCGCTCGCCGAGGGGCTGGGGACATGA